Part of the Misgurnus anguillicaudatus chromosome 25, ASM2758022v2, whole genome shotgun sequence genome, aaaagtttaatgcctttcgtAAAAtagttctttaaatatataaacatacaataaatcaaattaaagaacaaacaaaaaatctgtttcatccCATCTTTATTTGTcccttttatcacctctcaaatatgggtaggtttcttcaaaaataaaaaaatttgagcaaaaagctaagataattgtaaaggacttttgttagagatcaaaatcagaacgatgatcaaaacatactagggatgcaccgataggattttttgggccgataccgatttaaacagacaacttctggccgataccgatattaaacacttgtatacaatactatacagttggtctattagctagtttatttctgcatcaaataatttttactgaacatggattggatctaattaacattcaactgaccaacataataagagaggcacaaattaagctaaaacaaatataataagataccatgacaaccttcaaaggtggtttttgctattcagcatttattttattaacaacattaactcattttttacatataatggattactttatgcagttaattaataaacaatcggtatcggcctttcttgtgctattgctgatatgccgatggtttcaaattcatcaaatatcggccgattaatatcggcggccgatacatcggtgcatcactaaaacatacacagagtttttatttgtttgtgatGATGTCATTGCTTAAACACACAGTCTGTGTTCCTGTGGCACAGATGCTACAGGAAATAAGTCATAAACTGCTTTCACAcgtacagtctttactggtaaattgcagatatttttaaaatatcattaaatcggttctgccaatttaccagtaagacaagTTGTAAGatcaccagtaatttactggtacAAATGTTATGTATAAACAGAGAACATGATTACCAGTATGTTGTCAGACGGCTTTGCGCGCATTTCCCTCCCGCCATTTTACGGACATTTATTCCTACACGGTGCTTGAATTCGAACACACGTAAGATGCTAAATTGGCTAAATCTCTTTAGCAGAGTTGTTTATAACAGTTTAGTATCTATTTGCTGAATTGCCCATGTCCTTTGCACACTTTCTGCACTTTCTTTGCAGTGTTCGCCACAGGAGTAGAAACAATAAACATACAGACTGCGGATATAAAGTCATCACCCACCATTGCACCATTGTTTACAGCACAACACCGACCTCGGCCCACAGTGGTCTGACAGAGTTTACCGCTATTTTGgcactgatgtgtgaatgatatcttactggtaaaaataTGTACGCTTGGTGCAAGTGTGAAAAGCACATTtctgtatttactggtaaagtcATTCAAGTCAAATTATATGgtcatttttaccaaaataactgTGTGAACAATTCTTAAGAAATGCGTGGACTGATAAGATAAACTCAAATTCTCAGTAATATGCACGGTCAAAAGTCAGTCTGGATAATATAgatctgtttttgttttgtcatgAGGTCTGATAAACCAGCCTCTAACAACCTATTAAAAAAAACCCAAATTGTCCTTGGCCACATTTTATGTCAACTTTCTATTTTATCTGGAtggttcttaaaggaatagtctactcattttcaatattaaaatatgttattaccttaactaagaattgttgatacatccctctatcatctgtgtgcgtgcacgtaagcgctggagcgcgctgcgacgcttcgatagcatttagcttagccccattcattcaatggtaccatttagagataaagttagaagtgaccaaacacatcaacgtttttcctatttaagacgagtagttatacgagcaagtttggtggtacaaaataaaacgtagcgcttttctaagcggatttaaaagaggaactatattttatggcgtaatagcacttttgtgagtacttcgactcggcgcagtaacaccctccctctaccattatgagagtgagaaggggagcggacttttcaggcgagtcgaagtactcccaaaagtgctattacgccataaaatatagttcctcttttaaatccgcttagaaaagcgctacgttttattttgtaccaccaaacttgctcgtataactactcgtcttaaataggaaaaacgttgatgtgtttggtcacttctaactttatctctaaatggtaccattgaatgaatggggctaagctaaatgctatcgaagcgtcgcagcgcgctccagcgcttacgtgcacgcacacagatgatagagggatgtatcaacaattcttagttaaggtaataacatattttaatattgaaaatgagtagactattcctttaaaggacacctattatacaaaatccacttttgcaaggtgtttggacataaatgtgtcttGATAGTGTGATAACACAagcaccctacaatgaaaaaaatccctCTCATgtgtctcattagacatgctgttttgattctcttatcaatgtgatgtcacactgctaAAGTCCCGCCCACGGCTGCTGACTGACAGTCTCGTATTACCATCATTTCTGTCTTCAGTAAGTTGAAAGCTGTCTGCTATTTTTCTGTGCTTCTTTGCGAAATCAGACCTATTTTAACCAAAGCATCTCTTTTGGTAAGGGAGCGAAGAGcaatagctcatttgcatttaaagacacactcacaaaacagtgtttttgctcccaccctaATAGGGACactttggacatgctataataaatgatctgtgggatattgtgagctgaaacttcacagaaaCATCGAGACTTATACATATTGTAAAAATGTGTGCTGCAAACAAGACTTTATGACCAGagttaaaatgtgaaaatataatgtCATAACGTCACAAACTATGTTACCTGGTACTTTGGTGCGTTGTTACACTGCGGGAAGTTACCGTTGACCTCTCCGTTGTGAAGCAGATTATTGTCTACTAAATTCCATCCCCAGCTCTGGTCATCGCTGCCTAGAAGTGCCACATAACCCTGGCATTGCATGGGAGCCCTCTTGGTCGCGAGGCCGATCACTGCCACCGTACCAAGAGGTCCCTCCCACCAGATCTCCCAAGCATGCCGACCCTCCGAGAAGCCGATCTTTCCGCGGGCACCGTCAGTGCTTTGGGCGATAGGGTTACGATGCAACGTAAACCCATTTTTCTTGATGTATACATTCCTGGAGCAGTCGTGAGAGCTCAGGGCGTGCTGGAAGGACTTTAGCTGAGGACAGGGAAGAAGGGTCATTTTAATCATTGATATTTTCAAGTCCCTGCAATCTTATGCAATTGTCACTTTTATGTACCATAGTGTTTGGGCTATCTAATACAATACATAAACAACGCACGATTAAATAATTCAATAACTCAGAGGATTTGGGATCCACTCAAGCAACCTACTCAAGCACAATATTTACAAATGACGTCATCCATTAAATACCATCTTGTTTACCTACTCATCTGGCTGAATTCAAAGATGGACAGTATATAATGCACAACATTTTTAGGTAAAACCACAATAAATACATAACTGCATATTTAATGGTTATAATGGGTATTGTACGACGTTTAATGGAAACTACAATGGTCCCTGTGGGTCTGGTAATATGCCAAGTTATATGAGATGTTATCTAGCTGAATAAGTCCTATAATACACTATTAAATCCTACTAAAATAAAGGACAAAACACATTACATAAAGAACTGttgtaatggttttaatggtaaactGCGTATGTTTATACTGGTCATTAGATTTCTTTCGTCGTTGCATCGATTACAAATTGAACTACATCATGGTTAGAAATAACGCTACCTTTTTTGCATATTCAATGCGTTAGAGTCATAATGACATTACTTTAGATCTTACTTTATCTTTATAAGTGGTGATGTTGCAGAGGATATCAGAGCGCATCGCTTCATCACTGAGCACCCGGGCGCACAGACTCCGCCACACCTCACTGTTTTCATCCGCCAGACAGTTGTACCAGTGCCAGCACACCAACGAGCAGTTACTCAGATCCGACAGATCCAGATAGGAGAAGACATGCTCGAGTACTCGGCTGGGTAACCGGCCCGCGATTCCCGATCCTCCGCCTAATAACGCGACAGATCCGGATCCCGACGACGACGAGGAGGAGCAGCAGCCCGGGGCGGCGGCAGCGCCCAGCCCCGCGCACTGCGTCCCTCCACCGGCCGCGACAGACATGTCAAACTCCTCCGCTGAAACCAACCGTAATTAAAAACTCACAGCCGGATTCAACAGCATTGAAAGCGGATCGGGTCAGAACCCCGTCGCGATCCAGTTGAGGGTGTACGGTTGACACATTTTGCCGTGTTATTGCAGTTGCGGCCAAATGGATAAAATCTGTGTGACTATTGTAAAGATCCTGACCGGAGTGTGTAAAACAAATATGAGTCTATCAAGCGTAAGAAAAAGCACGGATTTGAAACTATCGTATGTttacattattatatatataaattataagtGTGCACCGATAGTACACAAGACGTTGAATAGAGGTAAACTCGGTACAGTTACAGTTTTTATGGTATACGCTTCTTCAAGGACCTAGCAGTTGACGTAATTACGTATGCAAAGCGGGGGAAGGGGGTGTAATAGGTAGGGCCACTAGAGGGCAACAAAGGTAAAATAATTATCAATTACTATTATATAAAATGCttacataaataatataaatttaatagtaacataaattcacaatattttacaataatgtacatttaaagcATAAACTCGTTAATTATCTATTTGtaatactaataaataaataatattaataatatgtgTACATAGGCTACGTTTTGCCTtctgtctatatatatatatatatatatatatatatatatatatatatatatatatatatatatatatatagctaaTTTAAAAGTAGAAATAGAAAGCCTAAGTGCTCTGTTATTAATTATTAACCTTATTACTGAACCTTCCGGGCTGCAGAATGTTGACATTGACTAAATGCTAAATTTTGTCAcagcaaacttaattttttttcttaaaatatatattgtgtATGAGAATATGCAGTTTATTTCACCTTGTTCATGCAAATGTTAGTCTGTTGTCTAAATGATTCATTGTTTGGTGCTTATGAATGCAGCTAGACCTGATTGATCATTAGCTCTAACGGCGCCAGCCAGTGAATGCATCTATTTTCCCACGAGAATGCATATGAGCCAGTATATGTTTCAACATTATTCTACATGCCCACATATAGCACACTACACCCACATAAGTCAAAGAAAATAGCCTGCACTGAATAATTATCAaatcacattaaattaatatagCTTTTAGGCTGGGACGATGCATTACTTTAACCCATACCACCATTTGTGGGCTGCATTTGTGTGTTTGAACAACTGACCATTTCGGAGTCATTTTTAATCTAGTTTACAAAGCTTGCAAAACTAAAGACTGCAATAAACCATGTAGTAGgttataatgtttatatttgttaaaCTAGTAATTTAGTGTGAGCTATATTCAGATTTATGCTACTtttagtaattgtttaaaaatggcTACTTTAATTGGTGCTCAGCgtctaaaatatgttttttatatacattttacatttaaaaatccTCTTTGATGAAATAACAAATTCAACCACTAGATGGACCACTGAttcagcaaagttttttttagatcCCTTGTAAACATTAGCTAACAAAATATCTCACATTCAGTTCTCAGACTATCATTATAAAAAACTAACCTATGACTAATCTAATTACTTTAAAATAACCTCCTTCACGTTTATAATAAAACCAATAGTCAGTAAATTCATATAagataataattattaataaatgatatttttTCTCAAAAACGAAAAACGAGTCGTGTACGTCAATATTTTGACGTATATAGAGCTTTAAGATAGGGCATAGGCACCTGTTGCTACAGGGTGGAGACTAAGGACCCGCCTAATCACTCACATAACCAATCAGGAGTGAGACTACCAGTGGAGGGCGGGACTATTGCAAGCGGAACGTAATACGCAACTCTCACGCATTACTTTGGTTTACGAGACAGTTACGGTGCACAGTCGGGGATTTAATGCTATTTCGGATATCGCAAGTTTAAATTTCTGATGTACACCCATCTCTGTGCGGTGATCCAGACATGCTTCTTAAGTAAGTGTGCTTTTTGTAATTTCATAATTAGTGTGATACCGAATACAGAGCCTAAATAAAACTTAACTAGGCTAACTAACCGTAATGGGCGCCGTGTCACacaatatttcatatattttatatttcaagACTGCATGCAACTCGTCTCGTTGTAAAATATCTCATTTGAAACTTAACTTTTAGTTTACTTTTCTCATCATATATGTAAATTTGAGTTACTATGTGCAGTTGCacttttgttttggtttttcgactcttgtatttatttatat contains:
- the fbxo45 gene encoding F-box/SPRY domain-containing protein 1; amino-acid sequence: MSVAAGGGTQCAGLGAAAAPGCCSSSSSSGSGSVALLGGGSGIAGRLPSRVLEHVFSYLDLSDLSNCSLVCWHWYNCLADENSEVWRSLCARVLSDEAMRSDILCNITTYKDKLKSFQHALSSHDCSRNVYIKKNGFTLHRNPIAQSTDGARGKIGFSEGRHAWEIWWEGPLGTVAVIGLATKRAPMQCQGYVALLGSDDQSWGWNLVDNNLLHNGEVNGNFPQCNNAPKYQIGERIRVILDMDDKTLAFERGFEFLGVAFRGLPKTCLFPAVSAVYGNTEVTMVYLGRPLDG